From the genome of Maridesulfovibrio ferrireducens:
ATAAAATATATTCTAAACAAGTTAAAACAGAAATTAGATATAAAAATTTGCGAAATAATGTTGATGTTACATCTTCTGCTTTTAATGAGTATAACAAGTTTACAATAGTTAGAAACCCTTACACACGTCTAGCCTCTTTGTATTTACATCTTATGCGTGTGGGTAGTGATGAATTTTTAAATTCTGCATTTAGTAAAATAATTAAACCATATACATTTAGTAATTTTTGTAAATTTATTGCCATTTGTCCTGATGAATTTTCAAATATTCACTTTGAATCGCAAACTAGTATTTTAACTACTCCTGAAGGGGTTATGAAAGATGTATCTTTTTTGCGTTTTGAAAATTATGCCGTTGAAATTGCCGCCTTCCTTGCAAAAGCTGGTGAAGAAATAGAAGTTGTTCATGAAAACAGGTCAAGGCCTAGCAAGTGTGACTATATTTCAGACTACTACACACCTGAGCTTATAAAGCTTGTGAATGAACGTTATAAAGATGATTTTATAAATTTTGGATATGAGTTTTTATAGAAAGATTAATGTTGTTTAAATTCAGGATAAATTGAAAAATCCTCTGACTCGGGGAGATGAGTCAGAGGATTTTTCAATATGATGGATATGGAAATTATTGATTTTTTTTGTTTAAGTCTGCCTTTCAGGCGGCTTCTTTACGTTCTTCAAGGTTTAAGCAGCGGTCCATGTATCTGACTTTTTTGATCGTTTTTTTGGCGATCTTTTTAAAATGGGGCAGATCTTTAGGAGCGTAGCTTGTTTTTGCTTTTGCTAGTCCTGCCATGTCCAAAATTTCGTTGTAGAGATAAGGAAGATAGAGCGGGTCCTGTCTCAGGAAGAAATACATATCGTGAAATGTTTTGTTGATTTCTAACTGATTTTTGTTGAGCTTGCGGAAAAGCTTCTCAAGTTTTTTGGTCGCATTTCTGATCGACACGTTCCATTTCTGACTGCGTGACTCAAACCTTGGAGCAGGTCTGGGGGTGCGGGCAAGGTTCATAGCTGTCAAAAAGTATTCCATGCTTCCGGGAGCTGATGCGAGCAGTCCATTCATGTTTACTTTTTGCATATCTACATTTTTTGTCCCGTTGATAAGTGCACAGCCGCCGTAAAGGTTGAAGACCGGAGTTTTGAGCTTCGTGATATCATCTTCCATTTCCCGCTTGGAAGTCATGTACTGAATGGAGGATGTTAAATTTTCTCCGTCAGCGTTCTTGAGGCGGACTAAAGCGCTTGCCGGAAAGGTTGCTCCTGCGTTCTGATGACCGGCGGCGTGAGACACTTGACCTTTCCACGCAAAGTCCTGACCGACCAGAAGAATCTGGTTGAATCCGCACCAGTCGAGAAATCTGTTCAGAGTAATACTGACGTTACTACCTGCATCAAAAATTTCTTCATGTTGATTGAATGCAAAGGTTCCAAGTCCACCCAAGGTCCACATGGGAATGGTGGGGCCGGGGTATGCTTCAAGCACTTTGTGATCAAGCTTGGTTGAATAAATCAGCGGGATGTCTTTTGCCCATTCGCGATCCAGCTGTTCATATACTCTGAGCATTGATTCATTGTAATCGAGTCCCATACAGAAATGAGGCTTCAACCCTGTTTTCTGTACTGCCGGTAGAGTTTGAAGAGCCGTTACGTAAACTGCATTGCCCGGATTCTTAGCAAGCTCAGGTCCGAATTCAGCAAGTGACGGCCCAGCTCCGAGGATTACTGCGCCGAGACCTCTGCCTGCATTTTTAAGCGTAGATATGGTCCCGTCTTGGACTGTTCTGGAAAAGTTTTCTAATTCGTTGCCGACCATGACATCCTGCTTTAAACGCAAAGTTGTCATTTCAACACTGAATGATTCCATTTTGTCGCGAATGGTTGCGGTCCAGCGGGCGTATTCGGGGCCGATCTGCTGACTTGGCATATCAAGTCTCAAATAAATCTTGCCGTATACGAATTGAAGGTCGAGGTCTTTAATGATACTCATCAGTCTGTTTTCATCGACCGGGCAAAAATGGAGTTTTCCATTTTCCATGAATGGGCGGTAATCGGTCTGTCCCAGACAGGCGAGCAGCATTTCAGCATTAGGTTCTGAAACGATTACTTTGTGAGTATCGGGTGTTGTCATCAGTACATGATTGAGGCCATATCCGAGGTTGCAGCCTATAATGAAAGTTGCACTGGTTTCGGCTTTTTCGGGGACTATCCAATCTTTATAGATGAGGTTGGGCAAAAAAGATTCGAACATGCCGTTGCCGTTTTCCATTTTCCAGTCGAGAATATCCCATCTGTTCTTGAAAAGGCATTGGGTTAGTTTTTCTTCGTCAAAATCCTGACTGCTTAACCATGCGTAAAGGGGCGGGTTGTATGTTTCAAGAGCTTCGATGTTTTCTTTGAGGAATGGGTAAGCTGACATTGATTCCGTCCTTGGCAGTCTGTTGAAATAGTTTTGTTGTGACCTGTCACTGATCGTCTGAATTTATATTTGTATTCAGACTGACGATGTTCTGCTTTTTATTTGCAAAAAATCTGCCAGAATGAAAAAGGTTGATGTTTGCTTAAAATGTTTTTGAATTTATTTATTATATATACCTGAAAGGATTAGACAAAATGTTTGCAAATGATATTCTTGAGTTGGTCGGCGGAACTCCTCTTGTTGAGATGCGTCACCTTAATCCAAATAAAAACGTCAAGATTCTGGCTAAGCTTGAATCAATGAATCCGGGCGGTTCCATAAAAGACCGCGTAGCGACCGCGATGATCAAGCGGGCCGAAGAATCCGGGGAGCTTACGCCTGGTAAAATTATTATCGAGGCGACTTCCGGTAACACCGGAATAGGGCTGGCTATGGCGTGTGCGGTAAGAGGGTATAAGCTTATGCTGATTATGCCTGAAACAGCATCCGAGGAACGCAAAATGATTATGCGTGCTTACGGTGCGGATATTTTACTTACTCCGGGTCATCTTGCAACTGACGGCGCAATTGAGCAGGCTTATCGTTTTTATCGTGAAGAGCCTGAAAAATATCTTCTGATGGACCAGTACAATAATACGGCTTCAATCTTAGCTCATTATGAGGGAACAGGTCAGGAAATATGGGATCAGACTGACGGAAAAGTGACCCATATTGTTGCCTGTCTAGGAACTTCCGGAACCATTATGGGGATAACCAAGCGTCTTAAAGAGCTTAATGCGGATATTCAGATTATTGCAGTTGAGCCGAAGCCCGGTCACAAGATTCAGGGGCTTAAGAATATGCAGGAATCCTATCCTCCCGGAATATACGATAAGCAGAAGTTGGACAGTATCATTCATGTTGAGGACAGTGATGCTTTTGATGCCTGCCGTAGACTTGCGAAAGAAGAGGGCGTTTTTGTAGGAATGAGTTCCGGAGCTGCCATGTCGGGTGCTGCCGCTGTTGCAGCTGAACTTGAAGGGGGTTTGGTCGTTACCATTTTCCCGGATGGTGGTGAGCGTTATCTTTCAACCCCTCTTTTCCGTCCGCAGGTTTTTAAAGGTCCGAAAATATTTGACCAGTCCACAGGGGAAGATAAAATTTTATCGGGCGTTGATGCCGAAACAGGAATGTTTACAATGGGACCGTCTTTTGACAATCCCTATGATCCTGAAGCGTTCCGCCGTATTGTGATGCTCGACGTGTTGTCGCGTCACGTTGAACGCGAAGGAAGTAAAGTTTCTGTACTTGTAGGGCTTGCTGATCTTGAAGATCAGACCCTTGCTGTTTCGCGTGACAGAGGTCTTTCCCGTGAGGTTTTTGCTAAAGAAGTAACCACGGCCATGGAAGCCGCCGCTAAACTTTTAGGAGTTCGCGAATCCGTTCGTTTCGGAAGAGCTTCTTCCTGTGTGGACAGAACTGTAGCTATCTGCCGGACTATGCTGGCACATGGCCTTGCTTATGAAAAACTTCGCTCAGTATATTTCGATGTGTCCCGTGACAAGGGATATGGTCACATGACCAACATGGATATCGATATGGTCAGCCTTGGCAAGACCGTTGATCTTGATGATTACGTAAAAGAAAATCCACGAGATTTCACACTGCTTAAACGTGCAACTCTGCAAGATTTAAAACTTGGGGATGTGCTTGAAACCGAGTGGGGTAATGTGCGCCCAAGCTGGTTTTTACAGCAGGCAGTAATAGCCTTGGAAGGTTTGCCGGGCGTAAGTCTGCTTCTTGCCGGTGAGATTCACAGGTTCCCGCATTTGGAAAATTTACGCGCAATCTGGGCGGGTGCAGGCGTTTCTCCGCAGGTATGGATGGTCGCGCAGCCTGTCTTACCCGGTGGTTCGGTACTGCCTTGCGTAGATGAATTAATCGAACAGGCGGGACAGCCTATTGCAGTGCGTATGTGGATGCTTTCATCGTCATACAAAAAACCCCTGGTATGCAGCGAGCAGGCCATTTCCATGTGGGTGAAGAATCAGCAGAAGTTGCAGGATCTTGCCGCTGGACTCAGCATGCTTGCAAATAATTCAGGAAATATTTCCGAAGATATCGATCAGGAAGTGTTCACACTTAAAAGCGGTCTTTCGCAGGCCCTTGATGACAATCTAAAACTGCACAGATTCTGGCCCATTCTTTTCGGATTCTCCAAGGCTATTAATTCATTATTAGGATCAGCTAAACTCTGCGGGGCAGAAGCTCAGTTCTGTTTGAATCAACTGCTCGAAGTCGATGAGATTCTAGGAATACTTGACCACGACGCTATGCCTGTTCCATTTTTAAAATTACCTGAAAACGTTAAAATTATTCTGGAAGACAGAGAGCTTGCACGCGGTAAAAAGGATTTTGCCACAGCAGACGCATTGCGCGATAAGTTGCTCGAGGCTGGATTTAATGTTGAAGACAGTTCAGACGGGGCGCGGGTTTTTAAGGTTCGGTAAGATTGTGCCTCCGGAGGCTTAAACCCTTTTGGGAAAAGTGTTTAAGAATCCCAAAACTTTTTGGTTGGGGAGAGGTCGTTATATTTGTGGTTTTGATGTCCCCTGAGATTTTTTGTCTCGGGGGATTTTTTTGAATTATAATAGATAGTTATTTTTAGTTTTAAGTTAAATTTTAAAAAGTGAGTAAAGATTTTACTTTTTGAATATTTTTTTGCGAAAAGTAAGTAAAAAATTGCTTTAGGTTCATTATGTGTGTAATATTTATTTGCATCTATACTT
Proteins encoded in this window:
- a CDS encoding motility associated factor glycosyltransferase family protein, with amino-acid sequence MSAYPFLKENIEALETYNPPLYAWLSSQDFDEEKLTQCLFKNRWDILDWKMENGNGMFESFLPNLIYKDWIVPEKAETSATFIIGCNLGYGLNHVLMTTPDTHKVIVSEPNAEMLLACLGQTDYRPFMENGKLHFCPVDENRLMSIIKDLDLQFVYGKIYLRLDMPSQQIGPEYARWTATIRDKMESFSVEMTTLRLKQDVMVGNELENFSRTVQDGTISTLKNAGRGLGAVILGAGPSLAEFGPELAKNPGNAVYVTALQTLPAVQKTGLKPHFCMGLDYNESMLRVYEQLDREWAKDIPLIYSTKLDHKVLEAYPGPTIPMWTLGGLGTFAFNQHEEIFDAGSNVSITLNRFLDWCGFNQILLVGQDFAWKGQVSHAAGHQNAGATFPASALVRLKNADGENLTSSIQYMTSKREMEDDITKLKTPVFNLYGGCALINGTKNVDMQKVNMNGLLASAPGSMEYFLTAMNLARTPRPAPRFESRSQKWNVSIRNATKKLEKLFRKLNKNQLEINKTFHDMYFFLRQDPLYLPYLYNEILDMAGLAKAKTSYAPKDLPHFKKIAKKTIKKVRYMDRCLNLEERKEAA
- a CDS encoding cysteine synthase is translated as MFANDILELVGGTPLVEMRHLNPNKNVKILAKLESMNPGGSIKDRVATAMIKRAEESGELTPGKIIIEATSGNTGIGLAMACAVRGYKLMLIMPETASEERKMIMRAYGADILLTPGHLATDGAIEQAYRFYREEPEKYLLMDQYNNTASILAHYEGTGQEIWDQTDGKVTHIVACLGTSGTIMGITKRLKELNADIQIIAVEPKPGHKIQGLKNMQESYPPGIYDKQKLDSIIHVEDSDAFDACRRLAKEEGVFVGMSSGAAMSGAAAVAAELEGGLVVTIFPDGGERYLSTPLFRPQVFKGPKIFDQSTGEDKILSGVDAETGMFTMGPSFDNPYDPEAFRRIVMLDVLSRHVEREGSKVSVLVGLADLEDQTLAVSRDRGLSREVFAKEVTTAMEAAAKLLGVRESVRFGRASSCVDRTVAICRTMLAHGLAYEKLRSVYFDVSRDKGYGHMTNMDIDMVSLGKTVDLDDYVKENPRDFTLLKRATLQDLKLGDVLETEWGNVRPSWFLQQAVIALEGLPGVSLLLAGEIHRFPHLENLRAIWAGAGVSPQVWMVAQPVLPGGSVLPCVDELIEQAGQPIAVRMWMLSSSYKKPLVCSEQAISMWVKNQQKLQDLAAGLSMLANNSGNISEDIDQEVFTLKSGLSQALDDNLKLHRFWPILFGFSKAINSLLGSAKLCGAEAQFCLNQLLEVDEILGILDHDAMPVPFLKLPENVKIILEDRELARGKKDFATADALRDKLLEAGFNVEDSSDGARVFKVR